Proteins from a genomic interval of Nautilia sp. PV-1:
- a CDS encoding HAD family hydrolase — translation MKLLIQNVGEIEIENIVLDYNGTIAEDGIVKESVKRYIKELQSEFDIYVITSDTHGSAAKNLEGTDVKLKILTSSNHTEEKESFVKELKNVFAIGNGSNDSLMLKAADIGVCVIEDEGASVKSVLNADIVCKSIENAFELLIKPKRIIATLRE, via the coding sequence GTGAAACTTTTAATTCAGAATGTGGGTGAAATAGAAATTGAAAATATTGTTTTGGATTATAACGGTACGATAGCGGAAGACGGGATTGTAAAAGAAAGCGTAAAAAGATATATTAAAGAGCTTCAAAGCGAATTCGATATATATGTGATTACTTCCGACACTCACGGCAGCGCGGCCAAAAATCTTGAAGGAACAGATGTTAAGCTTAAAATATTAACAAGTTCTAATCATACAGAAGAAAAAGAAAGTTTTGTAAAAGAGCTGAAAAATGTTTTTGCTATCGGTAACGGAAGCAACGATTCTCTTATGCTTAAAGCGGCGGATATAGGCGTATGCGTAATTGAAGACGAAGGGGCAAGCGTAAAAAGTGTTTTGAATGCTGATATTGTATGTAAAAGTATTGAAAATGCATTTGAGCTTTTGATAAAACCGAAAAGAATCATTGCAACTCTCCGTGAATGA